One Lacunisphaera limnophila DNA window includes the following coding sequences:
- a CDS encoding EF-hand domain-containing protein: MTQIKIKTTLLLACGFALAALPAFAETHTGKHTADDMFKASDTNSDGKLSRSEHAVTSKKMFTDSDTNRDGSVTLVEMTAAHEKMKSEMTTKSDQPGNVAKAAPDEMSPAAMIKLHDKNSDGQLSTAEHTAGCDAMFTKMDSNNDKSLSKEECKAGEKMMKSEY; the protein is encoded by the coding sequence ATGACTCAGATCAAAATCAAAACCACCCTCCTCCTCGCCTGCGGCTTCGCCCTGGCGGCCCTGCCGGCTTTCGCCGAAACGCACACGGGCAAGCACACCGCGGATGACATGTTCAAGGCGTCGGACACCAACAGCGACGGCAAGCTCTCGCGTTCGGAGCATGCCGTCACCAGCAAGAAGATGTTCACCGACTCGGACACCAACCGCGACGGCTCGGTCACGCTCGTCGAGATGACTGCCGCCCATGAAAAAATGAAATCCGAGATGACGACGAAGAGCGACCAGCCTGGGAATGTGGCCAAGGCGGCTCCGGATGAGATGTCGCCCGCCGCGATGATCAAGCTGCACGACAAGAACAGCGACGGTCAGCTGAGCACCGCCGAGCACACGGCGGGCTGCGACGCGATGTTCACCAAGATGGACTCGAACAACGACAAGTCGTTGAGCAAGGAAGAGTGCAAGGCCGGCGAGAAGATGATGAAGAGCGAATACTGA